The sequence below is a genomic window from Thermoflexus sp..
TCTTCCTCAGCCGCTACACCGTGGAGATCATCCTGTTCGCTTCGCTCTTTGTTCCCTTCACGATCTCCACGGGCTCTCAGAGCCCCATTGTGGCCAGCTTGCTCCTCACCGCCCTCTTCGGGGGGATCTGGCTGCTCCGGCGGGTGTTCGAGCGGGAGAAAGAGCACTGGCCCAAAGCCCCCGCGGTTGTTCCGCTGCTGGGGTTCATAGGGGTTTCCGTGATCTCGTTTTTCTGGAGCGAGATCTGGCGGGATCCGATGATCCCATCCTGGTTTCTGTATCGGGCGCGGCTGGGGGGGTTGGGGGTGATGGTGCTTTCGCCCCTGGCCCTCTGGCTGGCCGCCGCCCACCTGCGCCACCCCCGGCAGATGGATCGGCTGGTGGGGATGTTCCTGATCGCCGGCGCGCTGGGGGCGATCCAGATCCTGGCCGGGCAGCCATTATTCCCCTTTCTGAACACGGGGGGGCTGTTCCCCCTTTGGCTGTTCAGCTTCGGCGTGGCCTTTCTGGTGTTCCGGCCGATGGCGGCCTGGCTTCGCCTGGGGCTCGGGCTCATGCTGGGGATCTGGGGGTGGTATGTCCTGGTCCCCGGGATCTCCTGGATCAGCGGCTGGTTGCCGCCGATCATCGCCCTCCTGGTGGTCGTGTGGCTTCGATCCCGACGGCTTTTTGCTCTGGTGTTCGGCGTGTTGCTGTTGCTGACCGTGATCTACTGGGGGCCGCTTCAGTTCTGGATGTTCGATTACAACTACCAGACCAGTGGGGTAACCCGCCTGGAGGCATGGCTTCGGAACTGGCAGGTGACCCGGGAGCATTTGCTGTTCGGGACGGGGCCGGCGGGATATGCCGCCTATTACATGACGTATTTCCCGGACCAGGCGATGGCCACCCACAACAACTATCTGGATGTCCTGGCGCAGACCGGCCTGATCGGCATGGGGTTTTTCCTCTGGTTCCTGGCGGCTCTGGGACGGGAGGTCTATCAGATCTGGCGCTGGGTCCGTGCGTCTGATCACCAGGCGCGCGCTCTGGTTGCCGGGCTGATGGGAGGGTTCACCGGGCTGCTGGTGGCGATGGGTCTGGGGGACTGGTTCCTTCCGTTCCCTTACACGCAAACGATTGCCGGCTATCGCTATACCGTGTGGGGATGGATTTTCGCCGGGGCGGCGGTGGCGATGGGACGCTATTATCGGAGCCTCCGGCTGCAGCTCTTCTATGCGGCGTCCATCCGGGGAAGCCAGGAGTTGCGCAACCGGTTGCCTCCTGGTGACCTGAGGGCTCGCGGCCGATTCGAGCCCAGCGGCGTCCACTCTGGATGAGGATGAAAAGGGGCGTTATGAGACCGATGGTCTCTGTGATCCTGGTCACCTACAACACGCGGGAGCTCCTGGCCCGCTGCCTGGAGGCCCTCCCCGCGGCGCTGACAGGAATCCCCTACGAGATCTGGGTGGTGGACAACGGTTCCACGGATGATACCCTGGCCTGGCTGCAGACCCACTATCCGCAGATCCAGATCCTGAGCAATCCGAGCAATCGGGGGTTTGCGGCGGCGAACAACCAGGCCATGGCCCGGGCTCAGGGTCGCTATTTCCTGCTGCTGAACACCGACACGATCCCGCGCCCGGGGGCTCTCGCCGCGCTGGTGCATTATCTGGAGGAGCATCCGGAAATCGGGATAGCAGGGGGAAGTCTCCTGAACCCGGACGGCAGCCCGCAGGGATGCGCTGCCGATTTCCCCACCCTGGGGACGGAGCTGCTTTTGCTGACGGGTCCAATCGGGCGCTGGCTCCGCGGCCCGCATTTCCCCTTTCATCCTCCGGCGGAGTCCCCAAAGCCGGTGGACTGGGTTTCGGGGGCGTGTCTCCTTGTCCGCCGGGAGGTGGTGGAGGCCATCGGGGGTCTGGACGAAGGTTATTTTATGTATGGGGAAGAGGTGGACTGGTGCTGGCGGGCCCGGCGGGCCGGCTGGCAGGTCGCCGTCGTCCCCCAGGCCCGGGTGATCCATCTGGGGAGCGCGACGGCCCGTCGGATGGACGGCATGCGCCGGCGGTGGCTGTATGCCGGCAAGGCGCGCTTCCTCCGTCGGGCCCGGGGTCCTCTGATTGCCGCGCTTTACCAGGCAGCGGTCTGGCTCATCACGCTTCTCAAATGGTTGGGGATGACCCTTCTCGGGCGCCGGGAGCAGGCCGCCGCTTACGGCGCGGTGATCCATCCGGAAGGGTGGCTTCGCTGGGCCCGCATCTTCTTCACACCCACCGCTGGCCTTCTCTTCATGCTCCTTTTTCTGAGCACGATCTACACCTTCCCTCGCTGGGCGGACTGGAATCAGAATTCCCGCCTGGATCTGGTGCTGGCCCTGGTGGAGCAGGGGACGTTTCGCATTGATGCCTTCGTGGAGAACACCGGGGATTACGCAGTGGTCGGGGGGCATTTCTACAGCGACAAAGCGCCGGGCCTGGCTTTCGCGGCCGTTCCGGTGTATGCGCTCCTCCATCAGGCCCTGGTGCACCCGCTGGCCGCCCCGCTCGCCCGGTATCTGGAGGGATCGGCAGCCTTCCGAGCCACGCTGAATCCAGCTGGCACCGGAGTTTCCCCCTGGAAAGTTCGCCTTGCCATTGCCCTGGTGGTTCTGAGCGCCCTGGTGGTCGCCTTCCCCTCTGCCGCGATTGGGATCTGGCTCCACGGGCTCTTGCGCGAGCGGTTCGGGTCCCACCCGGTGTCCTGGATCCTGCCCATGGTCTATGGGCTCGGGACGCCAGCCTTCGCGTATGCGAACCTCTTTGTGAGCCATCAATTCGTGGCCGCTCTGCTGATGGCCGCCTTCGCCCTCGCCTGGGGGATCCGACGGGGACTCCTCGGGGATGGCGGGCGGATCCCTCTGGGCTTTCTGTTGGCCTACGCCGTGATCTCCGAGTATCCGGCGATCCTCATCGCCGCGGGGATCGCGGTGTATAGCCTGTGGGGACAGGGGGGTTCTCCCCGCCGCATTGCGCGATGGACGCTGATGATGGCGCTGGGCGGCGCTATCCCTCTTCTGCTCGCCGCCTGGCATAACGCCGTGGTGTTCGGCTCCCCCTTCCGGCTGGGTTACGCCTATTCCGCCCTCTGGCAGGACGTCCATCGGCAGGGGTTTTTCAGCCTGCGAGGGCCTTCCCTGGAGGCCCTGTGGGGGATCACCTTCAACCCGTATCGCGGGCTGTTCTTCCGATCGCCTTTCCTCCTCCTCGGCTTTGTAGGGCTATGGCGGATGCTCCGGGATCCGGAGTGGCAGGCGGAAGGGTGGCTGGCGACATGGGCGGTGCTCAGTTTCATCGCCTTTAATGCGTCCTCGGTGATGTGGGACGGAGGGTTCGCGGTGGGGCCGCGCTATCTGCTGCCGATGGTGCCCTTCCTCGCCCTGGCGGCTGGATTCGCCGTTCCAGCGATCGCCCGAAGTCGCGCGGGGATCGGGCTGGTGGCCGTGCTGGGGCTCTGGAGCTTCGGGATGGTCGTTCTCGAGAGCCTGGCCGGTCAGCAGTTCCCTCAATATCAACGGTTCCCTCTGGTGGAATACGTCTGGCCCCGGTGGCAGGCGGGAGATATCGCGCGGAACTGGGGGATGCTGCTGGGGTTGCGGGGACCTTCGAGCCTGCTCCCTCTGGGGACCCTATGGGGGCTGGGCCTCGGGTGGCTCGCCCGTCCGCCTCGCCGTTTCGCAGCCGAACGCATCGGACCGCGTGTTCTGGAGGGCCGGCCGTGAACATCGCTTCGATCATCCCCATCACGAGGCTCCGGCGCTGGACGGATCGGGCCCTTGATCTGGCCCTGCGTCCCGAGGGGGTCCTGATTGCCTTAGCGGTTCTGACCCGATGGCCGTTGCGAGGCCGATGGCTCTATCACTGGGACTCGGTCAATTTCGCCCTGGCCCTGGACCACTTCGATGTGGCCCGGGGCCAGCCGCACATCCCGGGCTACCCACTCTACGTGGGGCTGGGGCGGATCAGCCGCTGGATTTTCGGGGACGCGCAGACGGCTCTGGTCGCCCTCAGCGTCGCCGGCACCGCTCTGGCTGCCGTCCTGATCTACCGGCTGGGGGCGGAATGGGTGGGGTCCGGTGCCGGGAAGTGGGCGGCGCTCTTCTGGCTGAGCAGCCCCCTGGTCTGGTTCTACGGGGAGATCGCCCTCCCCCATGCCCTGGATGCCGGGTTCGTGTTGCTGGTGGTGTGGCTGGCATGGCGGTGCGCCCGGGGGGAACGGATGCATCGCCCTCTCGCCCTGGCCCTGGCCGTGTCCTCCGGGCTGCGGCCGCAGAACCTGCTGTTCCTCGGGCCGATCTTCCTCTGGGGGCTATCTGGCCAGCGATGGCGGGCGCGGGGGGAGGCGCTGCTCTGGCTCGGCGGGTTCATCATGCTATGGCTGATCCCTCTGCTGGCCCTCAGTGGGGGGGTGGAGCGTTATCTGGAGATCTCGCGGGCCTTCAACGCCCATTTCTGGACCTCCACGCTGGTCTTCGGGCCTGGGGGCCTCTCCGCGCTCCAGCGGAATGCGGGCAAGCTGGTCGCCTACACGGCCTACGGGGTCGCCGGGGCCGGGCTGGTCCTGATTCGGGGACTTCGTGCTCTCCCCGCCGTTCTCCAGCGTCTTTCCGAGCGATGGCCGGCGGCGCTGGGGTGGGGGCTCTGGGTGACGCCCAGCCTGAGCTTCTACACGTTCATCCACATGGGGCAGCAGGGCCTGGTGCTGGTGTTCCTGCCCGCGCTGATCCTGCTGGCCGCCTGGGCAGCCGCAACGGGCGGTTCGTGGGGCCGGTGGCTGGGGGCGGCCGGGGTGCTTCTGAATGTCGGGATTTTCCTGCTGGCCCCCGAATATCCCATGGGTCTGGACGGGATCCGGTTGCTGAATCTCTCCGCCCTGAGGAATCACGACGCCGCGCTGGCGGGGCGTTTCGCCCTGCTTCACGCGCAGTTCCCCCCGGAACGAACGCTGGTGGTGGCTTCCCAGTGGCGGTTCTTTGACTTCTACGCGCCGGAATATCGGGTGCTGCCCTTCGGCCTGGAGGATCCGGCCGAGCGTCCCCGGGCGGAGCAGATTTTTACACACGAGGCATCCGGCGGGGCAGAGGCCATCGTCCTCTTCGAGCCGGAGCTGACCCGCTGGGTGCGCCCGGGATCCCGCCCGTGGCGATGGTGGGCGCACAACGGCGTGCGGCTGCCGGGTTGGGAATGGGGACCAGGCGATCGCTGGATCTACGGGCCGGAGGGATTCGGATTATTTGGGGAACCGTGAGAAAGCTCTTTTCCCAATGAGGTGGGGATGCAACTCATCGACGGATTTCGATGGTTTGCCCGGAGAAGCCAGTGGCTGGAGGTCGGGCTCTGGGCGGCGGGGATCGGGCTGGTCTCCAGCCTTCCTTACGGCGCTGGCTATCTCGCTGTGGGCCCGGAACGGCGGTTTATGGGCTTCGCCTTCAACGTCAGCGATCACGTGCAGTATTTCGCCTGGTGGCGGGCCTTTCAGCGGGGCTTTCTGGCTTCCAACCTGCTCACCCCGGAGCCGACGCCGCCCACGTATTTCAACCTGCTCTGGTGGCTCCTCGCCCGGGTTTCCCGGGTCGTCGGGTTGGGCTACGAGGCGACGTATCAGGGATTGCGCGCTCTGGCCATCCTGCTCGGGGTGGTCGTCCTGTTCCTGCTCTATCGCCGGGTGGCGCCCGCGCCCTCGAGGGCCCGGGCGATGCTGGCCATGGCGTTGCTGGGGAGCGGCTTCGCCTGGCTGCATCCCCTGGCCAAACGCCTGCAAGGGTGGATTCCCGTTCCTTCCCTGATGGCGCCTTATGTCCCTTCCATTGCGGAACCCAATACCTTCTTTTCCGCCGTCGCCTATCCCCATTTCCTGATCGCCCTGGCCTCCATCGCGGCCATTCTCTGGCTCGCCGTGGAGGGGATGGTGGCCGGCCGCTGGCGGGCCAGCCTGGGGGCCGGCCTGCTCGCGCTGTCCCTCAGCCTCCATCACACTTACGACCTGCTCACCATCGGAGCAGTCCTCGGCGGGCTGGTCCTGTGGCGCACGGCGGTGAGCCGTTCCGTCCCATGGCGCTGGATCGCCCATGCGGCCCTGGTGATGGGGATGGCCGCGCCCGGGGCGTTCTACATGGCCTGGCTGACGGGGCGGGATCCCACATGGCGGGAGGTGCTGGCCCAGTTCGTCAACGCCGGGGTGTTCACCCCGCCGCCCTTCCAGCTCCTCCTGCTTCTGGGCCTCCCGTTCCTCCTGGCCCTGATCGGCCTGGGGGATCCCCGACGCTGGCACGCCTGGACGCCGGTGGAGGCGTGGATGGGGGTGTGGTTCCTGGCCCATCTCCCGCTGGCCTACCTGCCCCTCAGCTTTCAGATCCATCTGCTGAACGGCTGGCAGGTCCCCATGGCGTACTGGGCGGTGCGCGGCGTTGAACGATGGACGCAACGGCGACCCGCCCTCACGTTCTCCCGGGCGATGCGGTGGGCTCTGCTCCTCTCCCTCCCCGCGAACCTGTATCTGCTGGGCTGGCGGGTTCTGGATCTGAGCCGGGGGCAGCCGCCTTACAGCCTGCATCGGGATGAGGTGGCCGCCCTGGACTGGGTGGCGGAGCACGGTTGCGAAGGGGGCGTGGTGATGGCCCCCGAGGCGGTGGGCGCTTTCGTGCCGATGTGGACGGGATGCCGCGCGTTTCTCGCCCACTGGACGGGAACTTTGCGGTTCTTCGAGCGGCGGGAGCAAACCCGGGCGTTCTACAGCCCGGCGATGGAAGAGGCGGAGCGGCGGGCTCTGGTGCAGCAATATGGGATCACTTATGTGATCGTGGGAGCTGATCGTGAGCGGGCGGATGGGGGGATCGAGGAAACGCCGTGGCTGGTGCCGGTTTTCCGGCGTCCGAACGCGAAGGTGCTGGCGGTGCGTATGAACGTATCGAGATCCCAACCGGATGGCCCGCGATGAAGCGATGGAAACCGGTTTGGGCTGGGGCGATCGGGATCCTCGGGCTCAGCGCCCTGGCCTTCTACCGCCTGACCCTCTACCCGCCGACATGGTTCGATGAGGGATCCCATCTGCACGTGCCCAAGGCGCTGGTCCGCTGGGGCGTCTATGCCGATTACAGCAGCGAGGGCTTTCGGTTCTCCGGGCCGATTTTCGGCGTGGGGCCCACCGTGCTGGTGCCGATCGCCGGGGCCTTCCGCCTCTTTGGGATCGATCTGTGGTCCGCGCGATGGGTTATGGTGGGCTACCTCCTGCTGGGCGTCAGCCTTTTCAGCGCGGTGGCCCGTCGCTGGGTGCCGGGGTGGGGGGCGGCCTTCGCGACGCTCTGGTTCACGTTCGCCCGCAGCCTGGATACGCTGACGCTGGGCCGCCAGGTGCTGGGGGAGGTGCCCGGGATGGCCTTTCTCGCCCTGGGGCTGATCGGCTGGGCCCGGATGGCCCGGGGCCAGAAGGGAGGGCTGATCCTGGCCGGCCTGGGCTTCGGCTTGGCCATGATCACAAAGAACCAGTGGGGGCTTTTCCTGATCCCGGCTTTGATCGCGATGGCCCTCCTGGGGAGGGGGTTCTACCGGGATCCATCGTGGGCGGGGAACCTGGTCGCCGCGGGGGTGGCCGTCGGGCTGTGGGGCGTGTGGCAGGGGATTCTGTGGGGGGCGCTGATCCCGGATCCGGCCCGGACCATGGGGGAATTGCGGCAGATCGCGGGGGGGAGCGTGGCTGCTTTCCCCTCGCCCCGCATGGGGGCGACGGCCCGAAGCCTGTTGACGGTTTTCGATGGCGCGTTGCTCCCGGTGGCCCTCTATGTTTTTGGAAAAGCCTTGCGGCGGGATCCGGAGGGTTATCGCTGGGGGCTGGTGGGGATCCTGGCTGCCACGAACCTGGGATGGCTGGTGGTGGCCTCCAATGGATGGTTGCGTTACGCCTATCCCGGCCTGGCCCTGCTTAGCCTGGGGACGGGGGGGATGCTCGAGGATCTGCGGAGCCGGGTGGCAACGCCGGCGCTCCGCCGGGCGTTGATGGGATGGCTGGCGCTTCTCCTGGTGGGTTCCGCCGGCGTCATCGTGGGCCGGGTTGCTCGACAGGGGGACGGCTCGGCCTTTGAAATGGCCCGATACCTTCGGGAGCATATCCCGGAGAGCGCCCGGATTGAGACTTGGGAGCCGGAGATGATGGTGCTGACCGATCATTCATATCATCAACCTCCTCAGGTTTTGCTGGAAGTTGCGGCGCAGTTCATCTGGTTGGGCGGGCCGCCGCCTGCTGCCTTCTATGCCTGGGATTCCGCCCGGCCCGATTACGTCCTGGTCGGTGCGTTCGGGCGGTGGGTGCAGCTGTATCGGGAGCTGGAGGAACACTGTCCGCGTCCGGTGGCGGCCTTCGGGCCCTATCGCCTGTATGCCCCCCGGGAATGCGCGGTCCCGCCTTCCGGGGAAGGGGGCCTTCAACCATGAAGCGAAGGCGGTTCTGGTTCGCATGGCTGGGGCTGCTCCTCGGGCTCCTCGCACTGGAGGCGGGGAGGCTGGCCCCTGCCTGGGGACAGGGCGCGGAGGTTCGGTGGGAGAAGCCGGTGCGGCTTTCCGATCCAGATCAGCTGGCTTGGTTCCCGGATGTGACCGCCAGCGATGCGGGGGATGTGATCGTGATCTGGTCCGGCGGTGCCCGACGGGGGCGGACCCGGTTCGATGCGTTGATGCTTTCCCGGCTCCGGCAAGGGTCATGGTCATGGCCAGTGGACATCCAGGCCGTCCCCATCGTTGGGAACATGAGCTATGCGGTTCGCAATTCGATCGCCCTGGATCAATATGGGGATGTGCTGGTGACCTTTCGGGTGCCGACGATCCTGTATTTCTCGAAAGCCTCTGCAGATCAGGCGACCTCGGCCCGGGCCTGGACGTCGCCCCGGCGGCTTAGTGGATCCAATGTGGCCTACTACAATGAGCTGGGCGTGGATCCCGAAGGGCGGATCCATGTGGTCTGGTCGGAGATCCGAGCAGCTCCAGCCTGTGAGGGATGTGCCGATATTTTTTATCGTTATTCCGACGATGAGGGAGAGACCTGGTCATCTCCGGTGAATCTTTCTCAGTCTCCCAGGCACGATTCCCTGAAGCCTCATCTCTGGATTGGTCGGGGGAGCTGGCTGTATGTGACATGGCAGGAGAGCGAAGGTCTCTTCGTGGGGGGCGGGAAGCCCGCCGGCGTGCGTCTCGCCCGTTCCCCGGACCGGGGCCGCACATGGCGGGATCCGATATGGATCACGTCGACCGTCGGCTCTCCCCAGCAGGCGGTGATCGGTGAGGATGGGCGCGGAGTCCTCCTGCTGATCTGGCGGATCGCAGAGGGGGAGGCGGTTTACTTCCAGCGATCTACTGATCATGGCGAGACCTGGTCCTCTCCGGAGCCGCTCCCAGGATTTCGGGCCCGCCCATGGACCCAGATTCCGTATGATGATTATGATGTGGCTGCGGACAGTCTGGGACGTCTTCATTTTGTAGGGGTCGGGGCGGTGGGGACGGCAGGCCAGTTGGGGGTCTGGCATCTCATGGGGGATGGGATAGGGTGGCAAGGGCCTTTCCTGGTCTCGGCCGATCGGAACTTCCCGGAGTGGACCCGTATCGCGGTTTCGGAAGGCCGCCGGTTGCACCTGGTCTGGTTCGAGCGGGATCCCGAGAACATGTATAACTCGGACGCAGCCCGCTATACGGTCTGGTATAGCACAGCTCTGACGGATGCCCCGCCGGTCTGGCGCACCCCGATCCCAACCCGCACTCCGACGCCTCTGCCCCCCACGCCCTCCGGGGTGCTGGCTCTTCCTTCTCCCACGCCGTTTATTCCCCGCGCGGTCGATCCGGCGCTGCCGGCCGGCCAACCCCGTCCGGACGCGGAGGCGATGCGTCTGGTGGGCCTGATCGGGGGCGCGATCCTTCTGCTCGGCGCCATCGGGGGGTGGGCGTTGCGGCGGCTTTCATGAGCTTCCCCGATCGGAGCGGCGATCGATGCGGATCCTGATGCTCACCCAGGTGCTGCCCTATCCGCTGGCCAGCGGACCGCAGATCAAGAGCCATTACACCCTGCGCTACCTGGCCCAGCATCATCGTGTCACCCTGGTTTCCTTCATTCGTTCCGACCGGGAGGCCCGGTTCGCTGAGGCGTTGCGGCCTTATTGCGAGGCCATTCACACGGTTATCCTCCCCCGCTCCAGGCTCCGGGATGGGTTCGCCCTCCTGCGGGCTGTGATCACCGGCGAGCCCTTTGTGATCACTCGGGATCATCGGCCGGCCCTTTATCGCCTGCTGGATCGACTGAATGGGGTCGGCGCTTTCGATGCCGTTCACGCCGATCAGCTCAACATGGCCCCTTATGCGCTCCGGGTGCGGGCCCGGCGGGTGCTGGACGCCCATAACGCCGTTTGGCGGATCGCCGAGCGGCTGGCCCGGGCGATGCCGGCGGGGCCATTACGCTTTCTGGCGAGACAGGAAGCACAACGCCTGAAGCGCTATGAGGGGGCGATCTGCCGGGCCTTCGATCACGTGCTGGCGGTGAGCGAGAGCGATCGGGAGGCCCTGGAGGAAGCGGCTGGCAGGGGACTTCCGGCCCTCATCATGCCGATCGCTCTGGATCCGGAGGACTTCCCGCCGGTTCCCCGGGAGCCTGGAGCGAAGGGCGTTCTGCATATCGGGGGTCTTCACTGGCCTCCGAACGCAGAGGGGATCCGGTGGTTCCTGCGGGAGGTATGGGGACGGGTGCGGGCGGCGGAGCCGGAGGCCCGGCTGTTCCTGGTGGGCGCTCGTCCGCCGGCGGATCTGCGCGCCTGGGCGGCCCGGGATCCCTCAGTGGTCGTGCCGGGCTTCGTGGCCGATCCCACCCCCTACTGGCGACAGAGCGCTGTGGTGATCGTCCCGCTCCACGCGGGGAGCGGCATCCGGGTCAAGATCCTGGAGGCCTGGTCCCGGGGGATGCCGGTGGTGAGCACCTCGATCGGCTGCGAGGGGCTGATAGCCCATCATGGGGAGAACATCTGGATCGCCGACGATCCAGAGGGCTTCGCTCAGGCCGTGGTGGCCATGTTGCGATGTCCCGAGGAAGCACGCCGGATCGGCGAGGCCGGCCGGGAGACCGTCCGGGCGTTGTATGACTATCGGGTGGCCTGTCGTCCCCTGGACGTGGTTTACCCGCCTTGATGGGCGCTTTCCTCGATCCGCTATGGGCGTACGACCCCGGCGCGGAGGAGGAGCGCCAGATCGGTGAGCCACGGGGAGTCCACGATGCGGATCTGATCTGGTTGTTCTACGAGGATCTGCGGGTCTCCCTGATACCAGTCGATCTGGCCGCGCACCCGGATCGCGGTGCCGGGCCGGATCATCTGCTCCGGCGGCAACGGGAAGCGATCCCAGTAGGGGCGCAGGATGCGAATTTTCAACGCGCCTTGATGTGGGTTCTGGAATCCCAGGTAAACGGCTTTCCCGTTGTTGAACACGAAGCGGATGACCCCCTCCACCTCCCCGACCTTTCCCACGTGCATCGCCGCGAGCGAAGCGGGGATCGGTCGATTCAGGTTCGGAGCGCGTTCGGCAGGCCTCTCCTTCTCCGGCCATGAGGTTTCCACGCGGGCGTCCGGAAGGCTTGGAGAGGAGCCCGAGGAGACCGAGAGCGGATCCCCGTGTTCCAGGGCGATCACTGCTCCGTCCGCGCTGACAAAGTAGATGGTGTTGTTGCTGATCACCCAGGCCGCGTATTCGGACCAGAACTGATCATATACTTTCCCCTGATTGTAGTAAATGTAGAAGCCTCCTGGGATCGTCCGCGAGTCGCCGTCTTGAGTTAAAAAGTCCGGGCAGTAGTGGCTGGGGCTGAAACCGCAGTTGCTGGCTGAGGTGATGATGTGCGGCAGGTTCTGAGTGGGGATCGGATTGCTTCCAGTGCCTCGAGAGGGGGAGCGATCCAGAATCTGGTGGGCGAAGCCGAACATCCAGTGAGCCCCGAAGATGGAATCCCCCGACATGGAAAGGTTGGCTTGCTCATCCGTAGGGAAGAAGGTGTTCTGCATGAAGCGAACATCTCCCGCCCGGTAGCCCGGGACCGTGGTGTCATCCAGCATCATCTCCCCCAGACGGGAATCGTAGCGCCCATCGCATGGGGATTGAAGACATGGGGATCCGCGCATGACGACGTAGGCGACCTCCTGACCATCCGGGAAACGCTTAACGACCGGCTGGGGGCCCATAGGGAGATAGCCGCCATCCCCGAACCCGCCGTGGCCTACATTGGCGATGAAAGCGGGAGATCCATCCGCCAGCCGCAGGGCCAGCAGGGCCTGATACTGGGGCTGGGCGGACAGCCCGCTTCGCATGGCAGCGTTATCGCCGGGCCATGGACTCCACGGCTTCCACATGGCCTCCCAATCCAGGCGCAGCTTGATGAGGACCAGACCATGACCCTCGGCGATCACCGGCCAGCCGTTTCGAACCTCCGCGTAATTGGAAGACGACCCGGGATCTCCGGGCTGGCGAGGGGTGGGCTTGACCCGCCAGACGCGGGATCCATCGGAGTTGCGGATGGCGTGCACGTAAAGATCCTGGGAGGCCACGACCACCAGGTCTCGGGAGGGGGAGTAAGCGGGCGGTGTGTGAACTGAGGAGCCAGCGTCATAGGACCAGAGCAGGGACATAGAGCTCTTGTGGATCGCGTAGACGCGGTTTCCCATGGAGAAGAAGACGCGATCGCCGAACAGGGCGGGTGGGAGCGGGAGATCGCTGGAGGCCCCGGTGGGGAACTGCCCGGTGATCTCCCCCGTGGCAGCATTCAGCCGGTAGAGGGTTCCATTGGTGGAGAGAACGAACAGGGAGCCGGTGTCTGCATCATAGGCCGGAGTGGAGTGAATCCGCGCCCCGCCAGGATTTCGGTTCCAGATCACCTGTCCGTTCATGTTGTCCAGGGCGAAGACACCCCGATCGCCGGCGGCGATGTAAACCCTCCCCCCGCCGGTGACCGGCTGGCTGTTGCGGGGAAGGCGGAATTTCCCCGGGCTCACCCGGCCCTGGGCATCCGGCCCGTTCCAGGCCCATTTCCAGCGCCATGGAGGGGGCACCACCTGGTTGGTGGAACTGGTTCGCTGGGCGTCGTGGGCATGTTGGGTCCATTCGTCTGTGCTGCTCATGGCGAACTGGCGGAACACCCCTGGTAGATACAGCCGGTAGGTTGCGGTCGCGGAAATTGCGAGGGAGATCCCCGGGAGCGTGGAGGTCGCATGGGCC
It includes:
- a CDS encoding O-antigen ligase family protein: MSGIAWPRSPDRGSRWWDRISPAVWGAGSGLLLAPLIGVLVLTSRGQWVAIGLLGVLGFPILLFLSRYTVEIILFASLFVPFTISTGSQSPIVASLLLTALFGGIWLLRRVFEREKEHWPKAPAVVPLLGFIGVSVISFFWSEIWRDPMIPSWFLYRARLGGLGVMVLSPLALWLAAAHLRHPRQMDRLVGMFLIAGALGAIQILAGQPLFPFLNTGGLFPLWLFSFGVAFLVFRPMAAWLRLGLGLMLGIWGWYVLVPGISWISGWLPPIIALLVVVWLRSRRLFALVFGVLLLLTVIYWGPLQFWMFDYNYQTSGVTRLEAWLRNWQVTREHLLFGTGPAGYAAYYMTYFPDQAMATHNNYLDVLAQTGLIGMGFFLWFLAALGREVYQIWRWVRASDHQARALVAGLMGGFTGLLVAMGLGDWFLPFPYTQTIAGYRYTVWGWIFAGAAVAMGRYYRSLRLQLFYAASIRGSQELRNRLPPGDLRARGRFEPSGVHSG
- a CDS encoding glycosyltransferase, whose amino-acid sequence is MVSVILVTYNTRELLARCLEALPAALTGIPYEIWVVDNGSTDDTLAWLQTHYPQIQILSNPSNRGFAAANNQAMARAQGRYFLLLNTDTIPRPGALAALVHYLEEHPEIGIAGGSLLNPDGSPQGCAADFPTLGTELLLLTGPIGRWLRGPHFPFHPPAESPKPVDWVSGACLLVRREVVEAIGGLDEGYFMYGEEVDWCWRARRAGWQVAVVPQARVIHLGSATARRMDGMRRRWLYAGKARFLRRARGPLIAALYQAAVWLITLLKWLGMTLLGRREQAAAYGAVIHPEGWLRWARIFFTPTAGLLFMLLFLSTIYTFPRWADWNQNSRLDLVLALVEQGTFRIDAFVENTGDYAVVGGHFYSDKAPGLAFAAVPVYALLHQALVHPLAAPLARYLEGSAAFRATLNPAGTGVSPWKVRLAIALVVLSALVVAFPSAAIGIWLHGLLRERFGSHPVSWILPMVYGLGTPAFAYANLFVSHQFVAALLMAAFALAWGIRRGLLGDGGRIPLGFLLAYAVISEYPAILIAAGIAVYSLWGQGGSPRRIARWTLMMALGGAIPLLLAAWHNAVVFGSPFRLGYAYSALWQDVHRQGFFSLRGPSLEALWGITFNPYRGLFFRSPFLLLGFVGLWRMLRDPEWQAEGWLATWAVLSFIAFNASSVMWDGGFAVGPRYLLPMVPFLALAAGFAVPAIARSRAGIGLVAVLGLWSFGMVVLESLAGQQFPQYQRFPLVEYVWPRWQAGDIARNWGMLLGLRGPSSLLPLGTLWGLGLGWLARPPRRFAAERIGPRVLEGRP
- a CDS encoding ArnT family glycosyltransferase produces the protein MKRWKPVWAGAIGILGLSALAFYRLTLYPPTWFDEGSHLHVPKALVRWGVYADYSSEGFRFSGPIFGVGPTVLVPIAGAFRLFGIDLWSARWVMVGYLLLGVSLFSAVARRWVPGWGAAFATLWFTFARSLDTLTLGRQVLGEVPGMAFLALGLIGWARMARGQKGGLILAGLGFGLAMITKNQWGLFLIPALIAMALLGRGFYRDPSWAGNLVAAGVAVGLWGVWQGILWGALIPDPARTMGELRQIAGGSVAAFPSPRMGATARSLLTVFDGALLPVALYVFGKALRRDPEGYRWGLVGILAATNLGWLVVASNGWLRYAYPGLALLSLGTGGMLEDLRSRVATPALRRALMGWLALLLVGSAGVIVGRVARQGDGSAFEMARYLREHIPESARIETWEPEMMVLTDHSYHQPPQVLLEVAAQFIWLGGPPPAAFYAWDSARPDYVLVGAFGRWVQLYRELEEHCPRPVAAFGPYRLYAPRECAVPPSGEGGLQP
- a CDS encoding sialidase family protein produces the protein MKRRRFWFAWLGLLLGLLALEAGRLAPAWGQGAEVRWEKPVRLSDPDQLAWFPDVTASDAGDVIVIWSGGARRGRTRFDALMLSRLRQGSWSWPVDIQAVPIVGNMSYAVRNSIALDQYGDVLVTFRVPTILYFSKASADQATSARAWTSPRRLSGSNVAYYNELGVDPEGRIHVVWSEIRAAPACEGCADIFYRYSDDEGETWSSPVNLSQSPRHDSLKPHLWIGRGSWLYVTWQESEGLFVGGGKPAGVRLARSPDRGRTWRDPIWITSTVGSPQQAVIGEDGRGVLLLIWRIAEGEAVYFQRSTDHGETWSSPEPLPGFRARPWTQIPYDDYDVAADSLGRLHFVGVGAVGTAGQLGVWHLMGDGIGWQGPFLVSADRNFPEWTRIAVSEGRRLHLVWFERDPENMYNSDAARYTVWYSTALTDAPPVWRTPIPTRTPTPLPPTPSGVLALPSPTPFIPRAVDPALPAGQPRPDAEAMRLVGLIGGAILLLGAIGGWALRRLS